The genomic region CAGCACCCGGGCAGCCATCAGTCTGGGAAGTAGGTTCAGCCCACGGAAGCAACTGTCCGCCAGCAGCAGATCCCCTGAACCCCAGCCTGGCCACCAGCAAAGGCAATTCTGTCGGGGGTCTTCACTGAGAAaccacccccacccagggaagGGGCACTGAACAACCAGGCAGCAGCCCCCAGATTGTGGGTGTCAGACCGGAGGGGCCCCTGAGGTGccttcctcaccccacccccgacAGACGTAAGACTGAGCTTGGGGGAGGCAGGACCAAAACACAAAGCTACACTCTTCCTGGTCTCTTCTCCACTGGTCAACTCCTATTCACCCATGAAAGCCCAGCCCAACGTGACCTCCTCTTGCTCCCCGGCCCCACACCACACCTGTCTGAGGGGGGATCTTGAGGTGGGGTCAGCTCAGGGCTGTCAAGATGCCATGGATGGCAGGGGGGCTGGGCCCCCACTGCAGCCAGGCTCCAAGGACACTGTGGGGGCTCAGCCTGACGCCCCCTCCCTGGTTTTGAGAGACCAGCCAGCCCGGCAAGGCCAGGGAGAAGGGGGCCCCAGGGCATGGTCtgcttggggtgggggagctCGAGAGCCAGACACCGAGGAGAGGGCAGGAGGCTCGCCTCTGACCCCCAGTCTTCGCCAGAGAAGGTCCTgatttatccccattttacagacggagaccgaggcccagagagatcATGGACTTTCCACACAGCTGAGCAGCGAGGGCGCAGGAGACATGCTTGGGCGGTGAACACGACGGCCCAGGCCTCGGGCCCACCTGCCTTCCTGTCTCTGGCCTCCCTGTCCcggaggtgtgtgtgtgctgcctAGGCCTTTGCAGCCGGCCCTGGGTGGCAGAGGTTGCTGCCGCCAGGACGGCCGCCTGAGCCGTCTCGGGGGCAGGTggtggggcgggaggggggcGCGCACACACCTGAACTTAAGGGACAGTAAGCTGGAGGAGCTGTCGGAGCCGTCGTCCTGGAAGCGGCCTTCGTAGGAGCACTGGTTATACGGTAAGTACAGAGGGGTGGACTTAGCAGACGGCGACAGGGACGCCTCGGTCTGGGACGTGGAGGGCCCCGGCTGCTGGCCGTCCGGCAGTTTGCCATCACAGGACTCGGGGACCTTGGCCAGAATCCTATCAATGGCTAGGTAATAGGGCCAGTCGGGCGGGACGGACTCGCTATCTGTCATGCATTTTAATTTCCTGAAACGAGAGACACAAGAGCCAAGGGTGAGAAACGGCTGCTCCTGGCCCTGCCCGCCCGGCCCCTCTGCAGAGGGGCGCTCAGGGGCGCTGGACCCAGGGAGCCACATGGCATGGGTGTGGGCCACTCCCAGCCAGACAGGCCTCCCCAGAAAAGTGGGCCAGGCGAGACCGGGTCAGAAAGAGGTCAGGCTCGGGACCCTACGTGGCTGTGGGTGTCGACAGGACCCACAGGCCCCAGTGTCAGGCTGGCATCTCGAGCTGACCCCTACGAGTCCTCTCTGCTTTTCTGGAGTTTCTAAACTCTCTGCAATGAACAAacgctgctttttaataagtcAATCAGCAATAAGAACATATGTGGTATAATACCAACATAGGAGTAAGATGTGATGTAATGTGTAACACGAACGTCAGATGAGGTCAGGTAACAAGCTGTCCCTCTGAAGAGGACGCCCTGCAACAGGAGCTCAGGCAGGATGAGCGCATGCCTCGGTGGTCGCGGCTCTGCGTCCGCAGCTCATCTCTGCCGCTGGCTGTGTGAGCGTGGACGGGTccattaacctctctgagcctcgtgtcagtaaaatggggatgatccAAGTCATGCTGGGAAGACTGGAGCAGATAACGCCCAGTGCCTGGCGAACAGCGAGCTGTCCAGATGACATTCTTGGTACCAGGGGCGGGGGGGGCGCCTGACGCCCCCAGCAAGGGTCTTCATCTGCCTACAGTGGGCCTGCGCCCTTCCCAGGCCCTGAGTCCTGCCCTCCCCTGCAGACAGGCCCTGTGGTCCCTGGGCCTCGGCTGTCCCCTGGGAGGTGAGGGAAGGGGAGATGCGGCCATAGTGCAGGCCCCGGCCAGGCGACCAAAGGGGCCACAGTGGGGTGGGCGTGGGCTCTCTGCCTCCCGAAACCCAGGGTCCTGAGACCCTGGCCACCACTGGCAGCCCCTCCACATTCCTGGCCCTTGCTCCTCCCGCTCTGGGGAGGACTCTGAGTGACAGGGTCCCTCACAGCAAAGTGGCTCCTGTCTCCCGACAGGGTGCCTCGAAATCAAATCCCTGCCGGGGTGTGGCCACAGGTCACCCTGGTCCCTGGAGACATGCCAACCATCTGAAAGCATTGCCCTGGTGGGGGTGTGAGGCTCGGGGCAGAGGCCGAGGGATGTGGGGTCCTCAGCAGGGAGCCGGGACGGGCTGCCCTGCCTCCCTGACCACAGGAGGGCGGAGGGCTGTGCTGGGGCCCGGGCCCCTCTCCAGCCCCTCTGGAAGCCCCCAGGTCCCGCTCTGCCCACCCGAGACAAGGCCCgccccactgcagggggcccctGCACACGCTCCCCGGAACCAGGCCACCCCCAGGCTTCCTTCACGGACAATCAGCTTTTATACTTTAGCCACGCGGAGCAGCtggtgggatcttaactccccagccaggactgaacctgggcccttggcagtgagagcatcgagtcctaaccactggacctccagggaattccacCAACCACCTTCATATGAACTGTCTCCGGAATCCCCGGGGGGTCCTGTGGTTGGGACTCTTCGCTTCCACAGACGAGtgcccaagttcgatccctggtcgaggaactaagatcccacaagctggcggtgcattcaataaatgaataaagattggctttgttttctttttaaaaaaaaccaaaagttgtgaaaaaataaCTGAAGCCTCTGCTGTGAGCGGCTCTGGGTGGTGGGGGTCAGGGGAGGTGTTGGGAGAGATGAAGAACCAGTCCCCCAGCCAGAGTGTCGGTTTGTAAGGTCGTGTGTGCACGCGtgctctgactctgtgaccccatggactgcagcccgccaggctcctctgtccatgggattctccaggcaagagtactggagtgggttgccatgccctcctccaggggatcttccctacccggggatcaaacccacgcctcctgcatctcctgcaagcaggcggattcttcaccgctgagccctGGGGGAATTCCTCTCCTGCTCTGGACCTTGGTGTCCCTGTTGGCGACGGGAGCTGAGAGGTGCCGCTGCGTGCAAGTGTTCATAAACTGTGACACGCTGTGCACGTGTGCAGCCTGGCCCCACCCCGCCAGCCACCCCCTCCTCTCCTGTGGCCTCCTTAGCCCACCTCCCCTCCAGGAATGGAAGAGGATACCTCCCTGGGGCTCAGGAGGCGGCTTGCAGGATAAATAATGAATAACCCGGCCAGACGCCAATCAGAGCCATGAGTCACGGAGTCAGACAGCAGGCCCTAAAGCCGCCCGCCTCAgccctgcagccccctccctgccccacccccccaggcGCCGAGGGGCtggtgcggggggggggggggcgcggatGGGGGGCACACGGCTTGGCCCTGACCTCAGACCACCTTTACCCAAGTGCCTCTGAGGCCCCTAGACCCCAGCGGCTGGTGGCCTCTGCTCTGCCCCGTGGCCTGTCTGGGGGCCGGGCTGCAGGTCAGAAATGAGCCTCTGGATGGGCCAGGCTCAAGACCGGCTCCTCCAAGGTGGAGAAAGTTAAACTGATGCAACTGAAGGCCCTGGGAGCCTCTGCACACCCCCAGGCCCCAGACAGGCTGGGAGCCACAGGCCAGGAGGGGCGGGCGGGGGTCCTCTCACCCACAGAGTTGGCTCAAGGTGCCCAGGCCAACCTGCAGGGTCCCGTCCACACCCCGTTCCCCCCACCACACCTCTGTTCCCCCATCCacgccccacccccgccacacCTCTTTTCCCCCGGCCACGCCCCCCCCGCCACACCTCTGTACCCCCGgccacgcccccccccccacaccacTGTTCCCCTGCCCAGGGGGCCACGGGAAGGACCAggaggcagcctggctgggacCAGCAGGGTCCTCGCATGTCCTCCTGGGACGGCAGAGCCCCCCCAACATGGACAGGCTCACGGGGGCTGCCTGGGCCCAGCCCGCCCACAGGGCCCACTCTCTGTGCCTCTCCGCCTACAGCCCAGCTCCTGCTCAACCTTCACCCCGCCCGTGGCCCCCTCCACACCTGTGACCTCTCACCCGCCCATGACCCTCTCCTCCCTGGGACCCCCGGCAGATAAACCTGGGCCCCGCCCTCTGAGGTGACGGGCACACGGGACAGTCCTGGAGCTGCCCCCGCCCGGGGCCATGTGCCTGGCTGTGACCCAGCCCTTCCCGAGGCAGCCAGGGCAGGGGCCCAgcacggggtggggagggggcagaggtgcGGACCCTCCTGGGTGCTCAGGGCCTCCACACCCCCCACGCCCAGCCCTGAGGCCAGCGCTGTGCCCGCAGTGGGCTCAGTGGACGCCGGAGACAGCAGCCTGGGGGCTCACGGGCCTAGCGGTCCAGCCTCAGTCTTCCTGCCCGCCCCGGCTGCCAGCAGTATCCTTCGCCCTGTGGGACCTTGGGGGTCTCCCCGCGCCCCCCTCCAGGGGGCCCGCAGGTCCCCTCTTGCCGACACAAAGCCGGGactcccccgcccgcccccgccgTCATGGCCCGTCCACCTGCCGCCCGCAGGCCTACCTGTACTGAAAGGTCATGTTGGTGATCTTGATCTTGATCTCCTCGCCCAGCCGGCGCTCGCCCGTCATCTCCAGCAGCTTGCTGGCCATCTTCTCATACACCTTGGCGTTGCGCTTGGTCTGCTTGAGCTCGTCGAAGAACTCCTCCCAGACGAGCATGAGGCCGCGCATCTCAGCGTCCGTCCAGTTGCGGGCCCGCCGGTGCTTCTCGGCCTGCGGGGACACGAGGTAGCCAGGCACCTCGGCCGTGGCCATGCCCGGGGCACCTGCGGGGTTAAAGAGCGCGCTCGGGGCGGGCCGCTGGGGCCTGCGCACCGCGGTGGGAGCCCCGCTCCTGGAAGGCAGCTCCTCGCTCAAAATGGGGCCTACATCTGACAGGCAGGAATTTAGTTAAAAGCTTTTAAACGGGAAACGTCATTTTGATGTCACGTTTCCATAGCAACAGAGCAACTGCATAAGCTACAACAACAGAAACCTTTTAACTGAAAGCGCAGGAATCAGGGCCGCCCTGACGGGCCATCAATACTGCAGCAAGCGGGCCAGGCCCAGAACTGGCGGCCCAGGCGCCCGGCCCTGCCTCCCGCCCCAGCCTGGCTGCCAGTCTGGCCACCGAGCGAGGCCCCTCCGCTGGGAAGGCTGGGCTCAGGGGGCCAGGTCGGATCCAGGCCGCAGCCCTGGCCTCCGTCCCCCCCGGGCCCACACTGCCGGGGGCCCAGGGAGGGCCCAAGATATGGGGCTGGGGTGCAATGGAATGAGATGAGAGGCGGAGAGGGAGACCCAGAGATGGGAGGACAGAGGGTGGGAAGGACAGACGGGAGACTGGCACGGGAACTCACACTTGGGGACCTGCAGAGGCATACGTGTGCAACACCCATCCGCCTGCATGCCCCGCGCACGGCCATCCTCCGGCCAACGGTTCACACTTAACGATACAAACACCACCACCCCCAGGCTGGGCACCAGCAGCTGTAGCAGACCCCTGGCTCGGTCACTGTCCAACTGTTCCCTCCCTCACGGGGCGCGGCTGCCGGCCTGGGTGACTTGGCACGGGCCGAGGAGCCAGTGCAGAGCTCGAGGCGGAGGGCAGCTGGGGGCAGGCGGTGCCAAAGAGCAGCAGGGCACTGTGGGGCCCCCGGGCACGGAAGCCTTTTTGTCCCCCATGCCTTATGAACAAGACTCCAGCCTCCGTGGCCTGCTCCGAGTTCCGAATGGCAGAGAGGTTGCTGATCGGAGGACGAGGGACAGGACAGGCCCGTCAAGAGGAGCAGGAGATAGACCACCCTGCACACACCCTGAACTCGCCAGCAACCCCACCTTTTAGAAAACTTgcagaagcagaaataaagacttGCCCCTGCTTTGATGCTTATCACAGACCCCTGCCTGACTATAACCTCCCCCTACACACCAGGGAGCGGGGCACAGCCCTTGAGGTGCTGGTGAAAACGCTGACCTCAGTTTGGGGCTTAAACCCACGTGGCCAGGAACGTAAACCTGGCCAAAACCCTGCTGCAGACTCGAACCCAAGTGGCCAGGACTTGAACTCGGCCAAAACGCGGTCTGCCAACTGAGATCACTAACCTAGTGTCCGAACCTGATGAAGCTCAGGTCCTCTGATGCCTCATCACAGAAAGatttcagtgagagacaaagtgataggtaagaagtggatttattcagagaaaaacacactccacagaccgAGTGTGGGCTGTCACAGAGGCCAAGTGCAGCCTCGCAATATGGTGTGGTTAGCTtttcctgagttaggaagatcccctagagaaggaaatggcaaccgacttcagtattcttgcctggagaatcccatggacagaggagcatgagcaccacagtccatggggtcgcaaagagtcagacatgactgagcgactaacactttcacattagATTTTATGAGCTGGGTAATTTCACAGGCTAATGTcattcagtcgcttagtcgtgtcccactcgttacgaccccatg from Cervus canadensis isolate Bull #8, Minnesota chromosome 26, ASM1932006v1, whole genome shotgun sequence harbors:
- the MSANTD1 gene encoding myb/SANT-like DNA-binding domain-containing protein 1 isoform X1, encoding MQLCQGAPGMATAEVPGYLVSPQAEKHRRARNWTDAEMRGLMLVWEEFFDELKQTKRNAKVYEKMASKLLEMTGERRLGEEIKIKITNMTFQYRKLKCMTDSESVPPDWPYYLAIDRILAKVPESCDGKLPDGQQPGPSTSQTEASLSPSAKSTPLYLPYNQCSYEGRFQDDGSDSSSSLLSLKFRSEERPVKKRKGQGGHLQRKKLRLLEALLEEQRRLSRALEETCREVRRALDQHSVLQAQSLQLQERMMSLLERIIAKSGV
- the MSANTD1 gene encoding myb/SANT-like DNA-binding domain-containing protein 1 isoform X2, producing the protein MRGLMLVWEEFFDELKQTKRNAKVYEKMASKLLEMTGERRLGEEIKIKITNMTFQYRKLKCMTDSESVPPDWPYYLAIDRILAKVPESCDGKLPDGQQPGPSTSQTEASLSPSAKSTPLYLPYNQCSYEGRFQDDGSDSSSSLLSLKFRSEERPVKKRKGQGGHLQRKKLRLLEALLEEQRRLSRALEETCREVRRALDQHSVLQAQSLQLQERMMSLLERIIAKSGV